One segment of Halomonas sp. TD01 DNA contains the following:
- the rsxG gene encoding electron transport complex subunit RsxG: MTPRQAMLRGAFALGMFSLVTAGSVALTRAMTAERIADHQLAYQHRQLQNVLPDSMKDIAVQVVLDGVFELPNPEQLGHREPQHGWHVQRNHQRVVILPVVTRQGYNGEIGLLVGIDQQQRITGVRVTQHQETPGLGDDIERQRSDWITEFNGLSLNSLPPSGWAVRKDGGHFDAFTGATITPRAVVNAIHHTLSYVAETELPITFEEPTQ; encoded by the coding sequence ATGACGCCCCGCCAAGCCATGCTACGCGGCGCTTTCGCCTTGGGGATGTTCTCACTGGTCACCGCAGGCAGCGTTGCGTTAACTCGAGCGATGACGGCTGAGCGTATCGCTGATCATCAGCTAGCCTATCAGCACCGCCAACTGCAGAACGTATTGCCGGACTCTATGAAAGATATAGCTGTTCAAGTGGTTTTAGACGGCGTATTCGAACTACCCAACCCAGAACAATTAGGCCACCGCGAACCTCAACATGGATGGCACGTCCAGCGAAATCATCAGCGTGTCGTCATTCTGCCGGTCGTTACTCGTCAAGGTTACAATGGCGAAATTGGGCTACTCGTGGGCATCGACCAGCAGCAACGCATTACCGGCGTACGCGTTACCCAACACCAAGAAACGCCTGGTCTTGGCGATGACATTGAGCGCCAGCGAAGTGACTGGATAACCGAGTTTAATGGATTGAGCTTAAACAGTTTGCCGCCGAGTGGATGGGCCGTGCGCAAAGATGGTGGCCACTTCGACGCCTTTACGGGCGCCACCATTACGCCACGCGCAGTTGTCAATGCTATCCACCATACACTGAGCTATGTTGCCGAAACAGAACTCCCTATCACCTTTGAAGAGCCCACCCAATGA
- a CDS encoding RnfABCDGE type electron transport complex subunit D, producing the protein MSMMHASQLTTESLNTMPPTAHLMRWVIVATLPGLGAMTFYFGLGVISNVLLAALFALGAEALVLKLRQRPLRPALLDSSALLTGVLLGASLPPASPWWLIGIGVIAAVVVAKQLYGGLGQNPFNPAMVGYALLLVSFPTYMTLWSPPQPLISENLWGQINGTLPASALDALSGATPLDAFKHKGEAVLASEFWAGQPLPEGTLNAWRNVALAWLAGGLLLIAKRIISWHIPVSMLVSITVLATLFYASDPSHFASPFFHLTTGAAIFGAFFIATDPVSAATSRRGKLFFGAGIGALVMIIRTFGGYPDAVAFAVLLMNLCVPLLDIYTVPRPRGQPNAQQRTKRGESL; encoded by the coding sequence ATGAGCATGATGCACGCCTCGCAGCTAACGACTGAGTCATTAAATACGATGCCACCCACTGCCCATTTAATGCGCTGGGTGATCGTCGCCACCTTGCCTGGGCTTGGCGCGATGACGTTTTACTTTGGCTTGGGTGTTATCAGTAACGTGCTACTCGCGGCGCTGTTTGCACTCGGCGCAGAAGCGCTGGTTTTAAAACTCCGCCAACGCCCATTACGGCCTGCACTGTTGGATTCAAGCGCGTTACTAACAGGCGTACTGTTAGGTGCATCGCTACCGCCTGCTAGCCCTTGGTGGCTCATTGGGATTGGCGTTATTGCGGCCGTTGTGGTTGCTAAACAACTGTATGGCGGCCTAGGCCAAAACCCTTTCAACCCCGCCATGGTAGGTTACGCGCTGTTATTAGTGTCGTTCCCCACTTATATGACGTTATGGTCGCCTCCGCAGCCACTTATCTCCGAAAACCTATGGGGCCAGATAAACGGTACTTTGCCGGCTTCCGCGCTGGATGCGCTAAGTGGGGCTACGCCGTTAGATGCCTTCAAGCATAAAGGTGAAGCGGTGCTGGCCAGCGAATTTTGGGCTGGTCAGCCACTACCCGAAGGAACATTGAACGCTTGGCGTAACGTCGCGCTAGCCTGGTTAGCAGGTGGACTGTTATTAATTGCCAAACGGATTATCAGTTGGCATATCCCTGTTTCGATGCTTGTTAGCATAACAGTGCTCGCAACACTATTTTATGCCAGCGACCCAAGCCACTTCGCTTCACCGTTTTTTCATCTAACCACTGGTGCTGCAATATTTGGGGCCTTTTTTATTGCCACTGATCCCGTCTCAGCGGCGACCAGCCGCCGAGGGAAACTCTTTTTTGGCGCCGGGATTGGCGCGTTGGTAATGATTATCCGCACGTTTGGCGGCTACCCAGATGCGGTGGCATTTGCCGTTTTACTGATGAATTTATGCGTACCGCTGTTGGATATCTATACCGTTCCACGCCCTAGGGGACAGCCTAATGCGCAGCAGCGCACAAAGCGAGGAGAGTCACTATGA
- the rsxC gene encoding electron transport complex subunit RsxC, with protein MPAYEFPGGITPPERKDRSNQSPLRNAPLPTQVTLPLKQHAGNPAIPCVAIDDVVQVGSLIAQRDGMISANLHASISGSVTQVSDSAITINADGLDRWQTLPCLDWRTENHAALIDRLDNSGLAGLGGAGFPTYIKAQIADHHRIDTLVVNAAECEPYITADDLALRHYPTDILEGAQMVAKLCGAQQIVVGIEDNKPEAIRVLKDALSLCQPPSYQHPVGITLKVIETRYPSGGERQLIKKLLNLDVPSDGLPADVGVLCHNPGTLLAALYAVRDGKPLIERIVTLTGDAISTPGNYWVRLGTSISWLLQQAGLESQQLHQVIAGGPMMGIPLSTLDSPVLKTTNCLIAATHEELPPAPSESPCIRCGACESVCPVQLLPQQLLWYARAENDDTLEKLHLFDCIECGACSFVCPSYIPLVQDYRSAKQRIRVKRIETAKADHAKHRFEFRQARLAREDAEKQARRQARQAQSRQSSDSLKATNSLSPEVDLRSLRIAQTAAKAAVRKAEKTLARAAAQDPNQRHDDLETQLATAQENLKAADTRLAEARATMAQKESP; from the coding sequence ATGCCGGCCTATGAATTCCCGGGTGGCATCACTCCGCCCGAACGCAAAGATCGCTCAAACCAATCGCCGCTACGAAACGCACCTCTACCTACTCAGGTAACGCTTCCACTCAAACAGCATGCTGGCAACCCCGCCATCCCGTGTGTTGCTATCGATGATGTGGTTCAGGTAGGTAGCCTGATTGCTCAGCGAGACGGCATGATATCGGCAAACCTACACGCCAGTATTAGCGGGTCGGTGACTCAGGTTAGTGATAGCGCCATCACTATCAACGCCGATGGTCTAGATCGCTGGCAAACGCTGCCCTGTCTTGACTGGCGTACCGAAAACCACGCGGCACTCATTGATAGACTAGATAACAGCGGGCTAGCGGGCCTAGGTGGTGCCGGTTTCCCCACGTATATCAAAGCTCAAATCGCCGACCATCATCGCATTGATACGCTGGTGGTCAATGCCGCCGAATGCGAGCCGTATATCACGGCAGACGACCTGGCTCTTCGCCATTATCCAACTGACATACTGGAAGGTGCGCAGATGGTAGCTAAGCTCTGCGGCGCCCAACAGATAGTGGTGGGTATTGAAGATAATAAGCCCGAAGCAATCCGTGTGTTAAAAGATGCATTATCTCTCTGTCAGCCCCCTAGCTATCAGCACCCAGTAGGCATAACCCTGAAGGTCATCGAGACCCGATATCCTAGTGGTGGTGAGCGCCAATTGATCAAAAAGTTGCTCAACCTTGATGTTCCCAGTGACGGCCTTCCCGCCGATGTCGGTGTCCTCTGCCACAATCCCGGTACACTGCTGGCAGCGTTGTACGCAGTGCGTGATGGTAAACCTTTGATCGAGCGAATCGTCACCCTGACGGGAGACGCCATCAGCACGCCGGGCAACTACTGGGTGCGCCTTGGTACGTCTATTAGCTGGCTGCTTCAGCAGGCTGGTTTAGAAAGCCAACAGCTTCATCAAGTCATTGCCGGCGGCCCAATGATGGGTATACCACTTTCGACGCTTGACTCGCCGGTGCTTAAAACGACGAACTGCTTGATCGCAGCCACTCATGAAGAGCTTCCACCAGCCCCTAGCGAGTCTCCCTGTATTCGCTGTGGTGCCTGTGAAAGCGTGTGCCCTGTCCAGCTTCTTCCGCAACAGCTGCTTTGGTATGCCCGTGCGGAGAACGACGATACGCTGGAAAAGCTCCACTTATTTGATTGTATTGAGTGCGGCGCCTGCAGCTTTGTCTGCCCTAGTTACATTCCATTGGTGCAGGATTATCGTTCAGCAAAGCAGCGTATTCGCGTTAAGCGAATTGAAACCGCTAAAGCCGATCACGCCAAACATCGGTTTGAATTTCGTCAGGCGAGGTTGGCCCGCGAAGATGCCGAGAAGCAAGCACGCCGCCAAGCGAGACAGGCACAAAGCCGCCAGTCTTCAGACAGCTTGAAGGCAACCAACAGTCTCTCGCCAGAGGTTGACTTGCGTAGCTTACGCATTGCACAAACCGCCGCTAAAGCAGCGGTGAGAAAAGCTGAAAAAACCCTTGCAAGAGCTGCCGCACAAGACCCCAACCAGCGCCATGATGATTTAGAAACCCAGCTGGCCACCGCCCAAGAAAACCTTAAGGCAGCTGATACTCGGCTGGCTGAGGCTCGCGCCACAATGGCACAAAAGGAATCGCCATGA
- the rsxB gene encoding electron transport complex subunit RsxB, with amino-acid sequence MGDMFSWWGILSAVSVLTGIGITFGALLGMASVRFKGKDNPLVEQIDALLPQTQCGQCGYPGCRPYAEAINQGDALNKCPPGGEATIHALADLLGREPAPLDGEAATEDTVAFIREAECIGCTKCIQACPVDAIIGAAKQMHTVIEDECTGCDLCVAPCPVDCIDMLPRSKSLSQWQPIANITPLIASDRQPTRSQHAGL; translated from the coding sequence ATGGGAGACATGTTTTCTTGGTGGGGCATTCTCAGTGCAGTGAGTGTGTTGACCGGAATAGGAATAACCTTTGGAGCACTACTGGGTATGGCCAGTGTGCGCTTCAAAGGCAAAGACAACCCGCTGGTAGAGCAGATCGACGCACTGTTACCACAAACCCAATGTGGTCAGTGCGGCTACCCGGGCTGCCGACCCTATGCCGAAGCCATCAATCAGGGCGATGCGTTGAATAAGTGCCCACCTGGCGGCGAAGCAACTATTCACGCATTAGCGGACTTACTAGGCCGAGAACCTGCGCCACTGGATGGCGAGGCAGCCACCGAAGATACCGTCGCATTTATTCGTGAAGCCGAGTGCATTGGTTGCACTAAGTGCATCCAAGCGTGCCCGGTGGATGCCATTATTGGCGCTGCGAAGCAAATGCACACGGTGATAGAGGATGAGTGCACAGGCTGCGACTTGTGCGTCGCGCCCTGCCCCGTAGACTGTATTGATATGTTGCCTAGAAGCAAGTCGCTCAGCCAATGGCAGCCTATTGCCAACATAACGCCTTTAATCGCCAGCGATCGCCAGCCAACCAGGAGCCAGCATGCCGGCCTATGA
- the rsxA gene encoding electron transport complex subunit RsxA, with protein MNELFLILISTALVNNFVLVQFLGLCPFMGVSNKLESAMGMSLATTFVLTLASAASYVVYHGLLVPLDVTYLRTISFIVVIAAVVQFTEIMVRQLSPLLHQVLGIFLPLITTNCAVLGVALLSLNRELSFFHTTLYGLGAALGFSMILVLFAAMRERLANADIPTPFRGAAIAMVTASLMSLAFLGFSGLAQG; from the coding sequence ATGAATGAACTCTTTCTGATTTTGATCAGCACTGCGCTGGTCAATAATTTTGTGCTGGTGCAGTTTTTAGGGCTTTGCCCGTTTATGGGGGTTTCAAATAAGCTGGAATCCGCCATGGGTATGTCGCTAGCGACGACGTTCGTGCTGACACTGGCATCTGCTGCTAGTTACGTGGTCTATCATGGCTTACTTGTGCCCTTGGATGTTACCTACCTTCGCACCATCAGTTTTATCGTTGTTATTGCCGCCGTTGTACAATTTACCGAAATCATGGTGCGCCAACTAAGTCCCCTACTACATCAGGTGCTGGGGATTTTTCTACCGCTGATTACGACTAACTGTGCGGTGCTTGGTGTGGCTTTGTTATCGCTTAACCGTGAACTTAGTTTTTTTCATACCACCCTTTACGGCCTGGGGGCTGCACTAGGGTTTTCGATGATTTTAGTGCTGTTCGCAGCAATGCGTGAGCGATTAGCCAACGCCGATATACCAACCCCCTTTAGAGGTGCAGCCATTGCTATGGTCACGGCGAGTCTTATGTCATTGGCCTTTCTCGGTTTTTCAGGATTAGCGCAGGGGTAA
- a CDS encoding sensor domain-containing diguanylate cyclase, giving the protein MHQRIPRSLRFRFFAALGGLLLCAIAALAVISAWLIFPALQAEERAMVKRELDRVERSFELDQQQLHAQVRDWAHWDDTYQFIQGEYPRYAEVNFSQEMFEDMRYQLMAFFTTSGDVHFLAGINPVTGDYQTCRAPIDDCSWMTPWVTNMQTAIAENRTDQSSIYPDRPPAIMASSPILRTDKSGTAVGWLFKTRSLDDDWLAFMEVYTGLPITLNLSKETISISDVFSFSGNTVFAERYFPTSSSLSSVSLGVGIELNRTSYLTSLTTFRYVLLWTAGLMIMVIALVLLLLEKIVLKPLRLLTQFTQQVGIDGADAHGLTKRNDEIGLLARTFQEQFAFQQQLNAELLKLSTHDALTGLPNRRLYDQRLETAFSDAVSTPSELAVMMLDIDHFKLYNDHYGHQQGDECLQQVAGAFNSIATKFNFLIARTGGEEFSAILPGASPDSAKGIGEQLTRVIDQLQLPHATSPVKPYVTVSVGIAMLQDSKTPSPSAVMSTADQALYLAKAAGRHQVVLFKPPLASNTFSAHNTPL; this is encoded by the coding sequence ATGCACCAGCGTATCCCACGCTCATTGCGTTTTCGTTTTTTCGCTGCCCTTGGCGGATTACTTCTATGTGCAATTGCCGCGCTAGCGGTAATAAGCGCATGGCTTATATTCCCGGCTCTGCAGGCAGAAGAACGGGCTATGGTAAAACGGGAGCTGGACCGCGTTGAACGTAGCTTTGAGCTGGATCAGCAGCAGCTGCATGCTCAGGTGCGGGACTGGGCTCACTGGGATGATACTTATCAGTTCATACAAGGCGAGTATCCACGCTATGCAGAGGTCAACTTTAGCCAAGAAATGTTTGAAGACATGCGCTATCAGCTCATGGCGTTTTTCACAACCAGCGGAGACGTGCACTTTCTTGCTGGAATAAATCCAGTAACAGGCGACTACCAAACATGTAGAGCCCCTATCGATGACTGCAGTTGGATGACCCCATGGGTAACCAATATGCAGACAGCCATTGCCGAAAACAGAACCGATCAGAGTAGCATTTACCCTGACCGTCCTCCGGCAATAATGGCCTCTAGCCCAATTTTACGCACTGACAAAAGTGGCACGGCAGTTGGGTGGTTATTCAAGACGCGCTCATTAGATGATGATTGGCTGGCGTTTATGGAGGTTTATACAGGGCTACCTATCACCCTCAACCTCAGTAAGGAGACGATTTCTATCAGCGATGTTTTCAGCTTTTCAGGCAATACGGTATTTGCCGAACGTTACTTCCCTACATCGAGCTCTCTCAGCTCTGTATCGTTAGGCGTAGGCATTGAGCTTAATCGTACAAGTTATTTAACCAGCTTAACCACATTTCGTTATGTGCTGTTATGGACCGCTGGCTTGATGATCATGGTCATTGCCTTGGTACTACTGCTTCTTGAGAAAATTGTGCTAAAGCCGCTACGTTTATTAACTCAATTTACTCAGCAAGTAGGCATTGATGGGGCGGATGCCCATGGGCTTACCAAACGCAACGATGAGATAGGGTTACTGGCACGTACGTTTCAAGAGCAATTCGCCTTCCAGCAGCAGCTCAATGCCGAGCTGCTGAAGCTATCCACCCATGACGCACTAACGGGTCTACCTAACCGCAGGCTTTATGATCAGCGCCTAGAAACGGCCTTTTCAGACGCTGTCTCAACACCAAGTGAATTAGCGGTTATGATGTTGGATATTGACCACTTCAAGCTGTACAACGATCACTACGGTCATCAACAAGGCGATGAATGTTTGCAGCAAGTTGCTGGCGCTTTTAATAGCATCGCAACCAAATTCAACTTCCTAATTGCCAGAACGGGAGGAGAGGAGTTCAGCGCCATCTTGCCGGGAGCTTCTCCAGATTCTGCCAAGGGCATTGGCGAGCAACTGACGCGAGTGATAGACCAACTGCAGCTACCCCACGCCACATCACCCGTGAAGCCCTATGTAACGGTAAGCGTTGGTATCGCTATGCTGCAAGACAGCAAGACGCCTTCGCCAAGTGCCGTAATGAGTACTGCCGACCAAGCCCTCTATCTTGCAAAAGCAGCCGGACGACACCAAGTCGTGCTATTTAAACCACCGCTAGCCAGTAACACTTTTTCTGCGCACAATACGCCGTTATGA
- the metG gene encoding methionine--tRNA ligase, with protein MSNTAPRNILVTSALPYANGAIHLGHLLEYIQTDIWVRFQKSRGQQCYYVCADDAHGTAIMLRAEQEGITPEALIERVSQDHQEDFARFGVGFDNYHSTHSDENRYFSELIYTRLRDKGHIATRDIEQMFDPQKGLFLADRFIKGTCPKCGADDQYGDNCEKCGATYTPADLINPVSAISGATPEVRSSTHYFFKLPDFAEFLQQWINDGHVQPQIRNKLMEWFESGFNEWDISRDAPYFGFEIPDAPGKYFYVWLDAPIGYLASFKNLCDREGIDFDTFWKKDSAAEVYHFIGKDIVYFHALFWPAMLHGADMRTPTAVNCHGFLTVDGAKMSKSRGTFIKAATYAEHLNPEYLRYYFAAKLTSKVDDLDLNLDDFSARVNSDLVGKVVNIASRCAGFVKKLGGGTLAEHCAEPQMVARFIAAGDEIADDFEAREFSRAMRKIMELADEANTYIADKAPWALAKQEGHDTEVLEICSVGINLFRQLMVYLAPVVPTMAEQARDFLNIDSLDWHSRNNVLINHPINKFKPLMTRVERDKIDAMIEASKEDLVEEEKLKNTPKGPLAEEPIAAEISFEDFAKVDLRIARIAKAQYVEGADKLLQLTLDLGGETRNVFSGIRSAYSPEALEGRLTIMVANLAPRKMRFGLSEGMVLASANKEGIYLLSPDAGAEPGQRVT; from the coding sequence ATGTCAAATACTGCCCCGCGCAACATTTTGGTGACAAGCGCGCTTCCTTATGCCAACGGTGCCATTCACCTGGGCCACCTTCTTGAGTACATCCAAACCGACATTTGGGTGCGTTTTCAAAAAAGTCGTGGACAGCAGTGCTACTATGTTTGCGCCGATGATGCCCACGGCACCGCCATTATGCTGCGGGCTGAGCAGGAAGGTATCACGCCCGAAGCCTTGATTGAGCGCGTTTCCCAAGACCATCAGGAAGATTTCGCTCGCTTTGGCGTGGGATTTGATAACTATCATTCCACCCATTCAGATGAAAACCGCTATTTTAGCGAACTGATCTACACCCGCTTGCGTGATAAAGGCCATATTGCCACCCGCGATATTGAGCAAATGTTTGATCCGCAAAAAGGTCTGTTCCTAGCTGACCGTTTTATTAAAGGAACCTGCCCCAAATGTGGTGCCGATGATCAGTATGGCGATAACTGCGAGAAGTGCGGCGCCACTTACACGCCTGCCGACTTAATCAATCCTGTCTCTGCTATTTCAGGGGCAACGCCTGAAGTGCGCAGCTCTACGCATTACTTTTTCAAGCTGCCAGACTTTGCTGAATTTCTTCAGCAATGGATTAACGACGGCCATGTCCAGCCGCAAATTCGCAACAAGCTGATGGAGTGGTTTGAGTCGGGCTTTAATGAGTGGGATATCTCCCGAGATGCGCCCTACTTTGGCTTTGAGATTCCTGATGCACCGGGCAAATACTTCTATGTTTGGTTAGATGCGCCTATCGGCTACCTGGCAAGTTTTAAAAACCTATGTGACCGGGAAGGTATCGACTTCGATACCTTTTGGAAGAAGGATTCGGCCGCAGAGGTTTACCACTTTATTGGCAAAGATATTGTCTATTTTCATGCCCTGTTTTGGCCTGCCATGTTGCATGGTGCAGACATGCGCACGCCTACTGCGGTCAACTGTCACGGTTTCTTAACCGTAGACGGTGCCAAAATGTCTAAATCTCGCGGCACTTTCATCAAAGCAGCCACCTACGCTGAACACTTAAACCCTGAATACTTACGCTACTACTTTGCCGCTAAATTAACGTCAAAAGTAGACGACTTGGATCTCAACCTAGACGACTTTTCCGCACGGGTTAATTCTGACTTGGTCGGCAAGGTTGTCAATATCGCCAGCCGCTGCGCGGGCTTTGTGAAAAAACTGGGTGGCGGCACACTGGCTGAACACTGTGCCGAACCACAAATGGTCGCCCGCTTTATCGCTGCTGGCGACGAGATTGCTGACGATTTTGAAGCGCGTGAATTTAGCCGGGCCATGCGCAAAATTATGGAATTGGCCGACGAAGCCAATACCTACATCGCCGACAAGGCACCCTGGGCACTGGCTAAGCAGGAAGGCCATGATACCGAGGTGCTGGAAATTTGCTCGGTAGGCATCAACTTGTTCCGCCAGTTAATGGTCTATCTTGCACCCGTGGTGCCAACCATGGCCGAACAGGCGCGCGATTTCTTGAATATTGATTCACTAGACTGGCACAGTCGCAATAACGTGCTGATCAATCACCCGATCAACAAATTCAAACCGTTAATGACGCGGGTTGAACGGGATAAGATTGACGCCATGATTGAGGCATCCAAGGAGGATTTGGTGGAAGAGGAGAAGCTGAAAAACACTCCAAAAGGACCACTGGCGGAAGAACCAATTGCGGCAGAAATCAGCTTTGAAGATTTCGCTAAAGTTGATTTACGCATTGCCCGAATTGCTAAAGCGCAGTACGTTGAAGGTGCTGACAAATTGCTCCAGCTTACGCTGGATTTAGGTGGTGAAACACGCAATGTCTTTTCCGGCATTCGTTCTGCTTACTCACCGGAAGCACTCGAAGGCCGCTTGACTATCATGGTGGCTAATCTAGCTCCTCGCAAAATGCGCTTCGGTTTATCAGAAGGTATGGTGCTAGCATCAGCTAATAAAGAAGGGATTTACTTACTTTCCCCCGATGCAGGCGCGGAACCAGGACAGCGTGTAACTTAA
- a CDS encoding 1-acyl-sn-glycerol-3-phosphate acyltransferase — MTHHNNALNADTANDPWADIRPYMDHEVADVLERLSHDSELLNALTRFRLPRMAKWAPPVARALAGHAVRREVKGVTSVYDFQMRIASYMERMIRTTTDAFEVSGLDKLDNDSAYLFIGNHRDISLDPAFVNYALYLAGRGTVRIAIGDNLLKKPYVTDLMRLNKSFIVPRSARGKRAMLAAYQQLSAYIRHSITVDQHSIWMAQREGRAKNGIDRTDPAIIKMLTMARRNAERDMVFGDAIAELKLVPVSISYEYDPCDLQKAQELHDIATEGSYAKSEFEDISSIVSGITGSKGRVQLRFGSPVGADMATPDEVAAEIDRQVIGGYRLFPSHYLALEALGESPELIARKTITRQDRDRFNARLASIPEALRPYWLDQYANPVKHKAGRLSL; from the coding sequence ATGACTCATCACAACAACGCACTTAACGCTGACACTGCCAACGACCCCTGGGCTGACATTCGTCCCTATATGGATCATGAAGTAGCCGATGTTCTTGAGCGCCTATCGCATGATAGCGAGCTATTAAACGCATTGACTCGCTTTAGGCTGCCGCGCATGGCCAAGTGGGCGCCTCCTGTTGCCCGCGCTCTGGCTGGCCATGCTGTCCGCCGTGAAGTAAAGGGCGTTACATCCGTATATGACTTCCAGATGCGCATCGCTAGCTACATGGAACGCATGATCCGCACCACCACGGATGCTTTCGAGGTCTCCGGGCTGGATAAGCTTGATAACGACAGCGCTTACTTGTTTATAGGCAACCATCGCGACATATCGCTAGACCCCGCATTTGTGAACTATGCGCTTTACCTGGCTGGCCGAGGCACAGTGCGTATTGCGATCGGTGACAATTTGCTGAAAAAACCCTATGTCACGGACCTGATGCGGTTAAATAAAAGCTTTATTGTTCCGCGCAGCGCCCGAGGCAAGCGTGCCATGCTGGCGGCATATCAGCAGTTGTCGGCCTATATTCGCCATTCAATCACGGTTGACCAGCACTCTATTTGGATGGCGCAGCGGGAAGGCCGTGCTAAGAATGGCATTGATCGAACCGACCCCGCTATTATCAAAATGCTGACCATGGCCAGACGTAATGCCGAACGGGATATGGTATTTGGCGACGCCATTGCTGAGTTAAAACTGGTGCCGGTATCGATTAGCTATGAATATGATCCTTGCGACCTACAGAAAGCTCAGGAACTTCATGATATCGCCACTGAAGGTAGCTACGCGAAGAGCGAGTTCGAAGATATCAGCTCTATTGTGTCAGGCATCACTGGCTCTAAAGGTCGGGTTCAGCTGCGCTTTGGCAGTCCGGTAGGCGCTGACATGGCGACACCTGACGAAGTGGCAGCGGAAATTGACCGCCAAGTGATCGGGGGCTACCGCCTGTTTCCTAGTCATTATTTAGCACTGGAAGCCCTAGGCGAATCACCAGAACTCATTGCCCGCAAAACGATAACGCGTCAAGACAGAGACCGTTTTAACGCTCGGTTGGCAAGCATACCTGAAGCGTTGCGTCCTTATTGGCTGGATCAGTACGCCAACCCTGTCAAACACAAGGCAGGACGTCTGAGTCTTTAA
- a CDS encoding recombination-associated protein RdgC, whose amino-acid sequence MWFKHLHLYRLHGAPELDSDTLANALDEHAAKPLGNADARRLGWTAPAGRLGGGQRLHEIQGHRLLSALRQERLLPASVVKEEVDDKVADIEASEGRKVTRKEKTALKEQITEELMPRAFVRSQKIDLWWDTRRQLIGVNASSRTRAEDVLDLLRETLGSLKVTPLTSQTLPIRAMTQWLGEAESRPADLLLGDQVELKAKGDDGVLRARQVDLDSDEIQQLLESGRQASKLAISLEGRLSFVLHDDLALKSLRFGDALIEEADHADDGDDALARLETDFILMAQALSDDIPRLIEWLGGEAQREAATQPDA is encoded by the coding sequence ATGTGGTTTAAGCACCTACATTTATACCGCCTTCACGGCGCCCCTGAGCTTGATAGCGATACACTAGCGAATGCGCTAGACGAGCATGCAGCCAAGCCGCTAGGTAATGCGGATGCGCGCCGTTTAGGGTGGACAGCCCCGGCAGGCCGACTGGGTGGTGGCCAGCGGCTGCATGAAATCCAAGGCCACAGGCTACTTTCAGCCCTGCGCCAAGAGCGATTGCTTCCTGCATCTGTTGTAAAAGAGGAAGTTGACGATAAAGTCGCTGACATTGAAGCCAGCGAAGGGCGAAAAGTAACGCGCAAAGAAAAAACGGCGCTAAAAGAGCAAATCACTGAGGAACTAATGCCCCGCGCATTTGTTCGCAGTCAGAAAATCGATTTATGGTGGGATACGCGCCGGCAATTAATTGGCGTCAACGCCAGCTCTCGTACACGGGCAGAAGATGTGCTGGATCTACTGCGCGAAACGCTGGGTAGCTTAAAAGTCACGCCACTCACATCGCAAACACTGCCTATTCGTGCGATGACGCAATGGCTGGGTGAAGCGGAAAGCCGCCCTGCGGATCTTTTGCTAGGAGATCAGGTTGAGTTAAAAGCCAAAGGCGATGATGGCGTACTGCGCGCTCGCCAAGTTGATCTGGACAGTGACGAGATCCAGCAACTGCTTGAAAGTGGACGTCAAGCCAGTAAGCTCGCGATTAGCCTGGAAGGTCGTTTAAGCTTTGTTCTGCATGATGACCTAGCGCTGAAGTCATTGCGTTTTGGCGATGCATTAATAGAAGAAGCTGATCACGCAGATGATGGCGACGATGCACTTGCTCGCTTAGAAACTGATTTTATTTTGATGGCGCAGGCACTGTCTGACGATATTCCCCGCCTAATCGAGTGGCTTGGTGGTGAAGCACAGCGCGAAGCTGCTACGCAGCCAGACGCTTAA